A single Dreissena polymorpha isolate Duluth1 chromosome 14, UMN_Dpol_1.0, whole genome shotgun sequence DNA region contains:
- the LOC127858647 gene encoding macro domain-containing protein lmo2759-like, whose protein sequence is MKPRNRDYKAQQRANTAQIQTDFKLLKVASNSQATHKSETTYPSKPVLSLDFKYVKLKVSVYVGEIIMAETDVIVNAAMGPLFNGGGVAWVIASNASPQLQEQCDDYVKKYGSVPTSGVMHTVAGGRLRPNVKHVIHAVGPVWNVLNQDDKCMSQLTMTFLNALKYGNEKLRVTSISFPLISSGIFGCPVEVCSRSFLYAILLFGSQYPDAGLKEIHLVNNNENNTGLTVAYLREMIHQGSEHLLDKARRVYMEYDGTRF, encoded by the exons ATGAAACCTCGGAATCGCGACTATAAGGCACAACAGCGAGCGAACACAGCCCAAATTCAGACTGACTTTAAGCTATTAAAGGTCGCTTCCAACTCGCAGGCAACTCACAAATCGGAGACTACATATCCATCGAAACCTGTTTTGAGCCTCGACTTCAAGTATGTAAAACTAAAAGTCAGTGTCTATGTAGGCGAAATCATTATGGCAGAGACAGACGTGATCGTAAACGCAGCCATGGGGCCGCTTTTCAACGGCGGAGGCGTAGCATGGGTCATAGCTTCAAACGCTAGTCCGCAGCTTCAGGAGCAGTGCGAcgattatgtaaaaaaatatggcaGCGTACCGACGTCGGGCGTCATGCATACGGTTGCTGGCGGAAGGTTGAGGCCCAACGTAAAGCACGTGATCCACGCGGTCGGACCGGTGTGGAACGTCTTGAATCAAGATGACAAGTGTATGTCGCAGTTAACCATGACCTTCTTAAACGCATTGAAGTATGGGAATGAAAAATTGCGTGTGACGTCAATATCTTTTCCACTGATAAGCTCTG ggatttttGGTTGCCCGGTAGAGGTTTGCTCAAGGTCGTTTCTGTACGCAATCCTTCTGTTTGGAAGCCAATACCCTGACGCTGGCTTGAAGGAAATCCACTTAGTAAACAATAACGAGAACAACACCGGTCTTACAGTCGCTTATTTACGAGAAATGATTCATCAGGGAAGTGAGCATCTTTTAGATAAGGCGAGAAGAGTTTACATGGAATATGACGGTACGAGATTTTAA